From a region of the Zingiber officinale cultivar Zhangliang chromosome 4B, Zo_v1.1, whole genome shotgun sequence genome:
- the LOC121978145 gene encoding uncharacterized protein LOC121978145: protein MPPRKKSAGEGTSKSDKSKSKVPTSSRPQPSSSGRFPNQQFEKHFKDRIFKLLPCRSVDKKYMNEFCPSITETIAYYKLDAMVYLERDINLDLVSEFYNNLHQTLDGNYRTRVAKQNVDFNMIDFLGYLACRVSTGLLSFYPDLPDPVPPPLDASPDSIYEYFFGHPRQDGLNELDDDFPTFPALSLSPPDYILFKVVTQCLLPITTKSLAEIRPYHCLMLYGLRRRLDFDIMSNIYASIVFHSTPSGDNVYMPYGHVITGWLETLGIDVSKGRLVKMVRQDCRLGKRAFSKSGILSQDGTIRWMDGRALGELPLPRQGARAPAPAARVEADPDLRWQIAELEDRFDRHEEMVAAEFVGLRLHIDRRFETLQRHQLATHQAFMGWMASHPPPQPSTDDPSSGSGVPPQGFSYPVADVTAPHDEDIHGV from the exons ATGCCTCCAAG GAAGAAATCTGCAGGGGAGGGTACCTCTAAGTCGGATAAGTCCAAATCTAAGGTTCCTAcctcttcccgacctcaaccatccagttcggggagattcccgaaccaacAGTTTGAGAAACACTTTAAGGACAGGATTTTCAAGTTGCTCCCGTGTAGGTCGGTTGATAAGAAGTACATGAACGAATTTTGTCCGTCCATAACCGAAACTatcgcctactacaaacttgacgcCATGGTATATTTGGAGAgagacatcaaccttgacttagtctcggaattctataataatcttcatcagaCTTTGGATGGTAATTATAGAAcccgagtggctaagcaaaacgttgatttcaATATGATTGACTTCTTGGGTTATTTGGCTTGTCGTGTAAGTACGGGGTTGCTCTCTTTCTACCCTGATTTGCCAGACCCCGTGCCTCCTCCTCTCGATGCCTCACctgactcaatctatgagtatttctttggacaccccAGACAGGATGGATTAAATGAGTTGGATGACGACTTTCCCACATTTCCAGCCCTTAGCCTTTCTCCTCCTGACTATATCCTTTTTAAAGTggtcacacaatgtcttctaccgATCACCACTAAATCGTTGGCAGAGATTCGCCCGtatcactgtctgatgctttacgggttacgtcggcgtctagattttgatatcatgtccaaTATCTATGCATCCATCGTATTCCATAGCACGCCAAGCGGCGACAAtgtctatatgccttatgggcatgtcATTACTGGTTGGCTCGAGACTTTGGGTATAGATGTCTCTAAGGGGAGGTTGGTGAAGATGGTTcgccaggattgtcgacttgggaagcgTGCGTTTTCCAAATCTGGCATCCTCAGTCAGGATGGGACCATTAGGTGGATGGATGGAagggcactgggtgagttaccactcCCACGACAGGGTGCTCGTGCTCCTGCTCCAGCTGCACGTGTCGAggcggatccagatctgcgctggcagatcgcggagttggaggaccgatttgatcgccacgaggagatggtggctgctgagttcgttggtctacgtctccacattgaccgacgctttgagaccctacagagacatcagctggctactcatcaggcgtttatgggatggatggccagccacCCACCACCTCAGCCTTCTACAGACGATCCATCTTCAGGCAGCGGCGTACCCCCTCAGGGATTCTCTTATCCTGTTGCTGATGTcactgctcctcatgatgaggat